The nucleotide window NNNNNNNNNNNNNNNNNNNNNNNNNNNNNNNNNNNNNNNNNNNNNNNNNNNNNNNNNNNNNNNNNNNNNNNNNNNNNNNNNNNNNNNNNNNNNNNNNNNNNNNNNNNNNNNNNNNNNNNNNNNNNNNNNNNNNNNNNNNNNNNNNNNNNNNNNNNNNNNNNNNNNNNNNNNNNNNNNNNNNNNNNNNNNNNNNNNNNNNNNNNNNNNNNNNNNNNNNNNNNNNNNNNNNNNNNNNNNNNNNNNNNNNNNNNNNNNNNNNNNNNNNNNNNNNNNNNNNNNNNNNNNNNNNNNNNNNNNNNNNNNNNNNNNNNNNNNNNNNNNNNNNNNNNNNNNNNNNNNNNNNNNNNNNNNNNNNNNNNNNNNNNNNNNNNNNNNNNNNNNNNNNNNNNNNNNNNNNNNNNNNACATTGGGGTGACACTGAACACAATGTGGTGCTGTTATGTCTACGTTTGTACATATGTGACATTAGCATGACAATGAACACGACACCAATGTGGAGCTGCAGTTCTGTGTTTTACTTTGACCCCCCTTTAAAGAACGCTACCAATCTGTGGAAAATGCTTTATTGTATCATTCTATATACTGcaagaaatatttccaaatacaAAAGTAATCCACAGACTTAATTAAGTGAAACTCAAATGATCCAGAAACATCTCTTCTTCAGTTTCCACAGCAATTATTAAGAGTTCACGCCCTGATTTTTTCCAGAAAGATTATTCCAGCAGCTTCGAGTGCTCGATCCGTGCAATCGTCCAGTCGGGCTTTACTCCCTGTGTGAATTCTCTCTGAAATCTAGGAAAACCAGAACAAACACTACGATCTTCCATCAACTCAAACGTTCAAAATCAACTCGCAAGCATGGATTAGAAGCAGTATTTAAAAAGAAGCTAATTTAATGGTTAATGATAAGTCACAATTAAAATGTTTACTCTTAATTTAGTCAGAACAATCCCACAGTACTGAAATGCAGTCTTAATTCCGCATTCCTAATGGTCTGTTCTATATTCAACACCCACCAGCCCTGACAAGCTTGGATCTTGTTATTAAATACTCACTAAAGTACATGCTAAAGTGAGCAGAAGCAAACTGGGCTCTGGGTATGCAAACTCACTTTAAATATCAGCATATAGGAAAAGACTGTTTAACCCACACTGTTTTCAATTTAGTGGAAAATAGTGGAATTTGGTTCAGTTCCTATACATTAAATCAATCTTTCAAGCatcagttttaaaaagatttattttattctgaagtatgtgtgtatatttctgtgtgtgagtgtgtgcatgtggatgagGGTGCTCACGGAGGCCAGAGACATCAGCTCCCCTGCGTGGACCACACGCGGTTGTGAGGCCAGGACctgcacctgggtcctctgcatgagcagtgTGTGCCCGAACCACAGCCTCTTAGCATTTTTGAGCCACATTGGTCTTAGAAGCAATATTACAAGAGACAAAATTTAGTACTGATGACACAGATCTTAAGTATAAACAGGCATTTTAAAAGAGGTGATTAATAGATTTAAATTAAACAAGTATTTAATATCCATTTTCTGCAGTGAAAACGACATGCACGGCCGTACTTACTCATAGCTGGCGCTAAGCAGCTGTTTAGTCTCCATGTTCTGATCCCCCAGCTTCACCTGGAACACACTGGCTCCACTTAAAGACTCACTGGGGATGTCGGCACTAGTCAGATACCAAAAGCACATCAGGATGTTAACGAACTTCCTTCCttagagagaaaacacacacacacacaagcacacatacaaatcaGAATAATCTATCAACTTCGTAGccataacaaaatcagaaacaggcagatcagCCTTTGTGCGTCCTCCAGATAACTCCAGATGTGTGAGtaaatgccattttctttagATCTTCTGTCCTCTCTGCATCTCAATAACCAATCTACTGTCTGCTAATCACGTGCTTTACTGAGTGAAGCAGACGGGTCATTCTCAACTCACACCACTTCCTAAACTAAAGCAATCTTAAGGCAAATGCctgcccccccacacatacaGTGCTGTCCCATCTTCAACTGTTCCAAAGGCCTCTGTTCTTTGACTCTGCTACGCCCTAAGTCTCACAGCGTCTGTGTAACTCGGTTAACAACAAGGGTGCTAACATGGAATCTGAAATGTCAGGAAGGATAAAATACCACCCCAGATACCTTTCCACGTATTTCCGATCAACCTGCATGCGAGTTTATCTATGAAAGGTCCATGCTGCCACTGCCTGAAAGGGTATGAGCAGAGGTTATCCCTCTGTGTGCCTGCCTTGGGATGCATACATAGGAAATCTGTAATTGGACCGATGAGTCAATGAACTTTTGGGTGTGCTATTGGAAAATTCATGtactggaaaaggaagagaaccaGATAACTACCAGAGTTCTTCCAGCTTTGCCAATGTTGCCTAATTCAATCTGGGAGTTTTATAATCTTCTTATCCTTCTTTATCTTCTgatgctgttttggttttgttttatactttattcCTTCCTTATAACACATAGCTAGAAATGTAAAATACTCAAGTGTTTTCTACACTTTAGGAAAtccaatatataaatatttttatttgaaacatggaacaacctgttttttttgtttttgagacagggtttctttatagcttttgtgcatgttctggaactagttcttatagactaggctggccttgaactcacagagatccacctgcctctgcctcctgggtgctgggattaaaggtatgtgtcgcTGCCTGGCTGGGAGCAGTCTATTCTAAACAAACTATTTTCATCAACATATGTgagaattctctctcttttttttttttcttgagatagggtctatgTAATCCTACCTGGctttcaactcagagatcctcccacctctgctgggattaaaggtgtgagccatcacacctggccctGGGCTTTCCTACTGTATAGTAAACAGTAGTAACCAGGAAGAGATCTAGCCACAACCTGCTACCAGGGACTAACTCTTTCTAGAGTTAGGTATTTAAACAGCAACTATGgtatagtttttctttcttttaaaacgcctatttcttcatttattatgtatacatggtTGGTACAAACTAGAAAAGCGATACAGGCTTTGAAGGGCTACAAGTGTCTGCTCACACAGACCTAACTCCCCTGTCCTGGGCACCCACTGTTTCGGTTTACTTGAACAACTGACGGTCATAAAGCTGTCTCGGCCAGCGTTACCTTTCTCGTCATAGTAGATCGAGATGTCTCCTGCTGACGTGTAGACAATGTCATCGACCTCGGCAGCAAGGGCACTTTTACGGTTATCAGACAGCGAGGTGACCNNNNNNNNNNNNNNNNNNNNNNNNNNNNNNNNNNNNNNNNNNNNNNNNNNNNNNNNNNNNNNNNNNNNNNNNNNNNNNNNNNNNNNNNNNNNNNNNNNNNGTGGTATTTATCATGGAATTCTCCaaaacctattttaaaatattctgcctTATCTACTCATCCTCAAGAATAAAAGTTATTCAACTCGATAATTACTGATAGAATGTGAGACTATGTATCATTCTATTGCAAtaatcatacatttttttaaattaaaaggaaacttTACCTCTTTGGTTACAAGTTCTTCCAATAGATCAAATTTACACTGTGACAGCAACTTAGATACATGAGCAaaagccttgaaaaaaaaaaaaaacagaagggtaaaaatgacaattatttcaaaaaatcatataaaataccATACAACATACATACTTAAGTAATTACTGTAACAAAGATTTGCTCTATGGTAACTATTGCAATAACGCTGGGTCTGGCTGCTATTGTAAGG belongs to Microtus ochrogaster isolate Prairie Vole_2 unplaced genomic scaffold, MicOch1.0 UNK8, whole genome shotgun sequence and includes:
- the Maip1 gene encoding m-AAA protease-interacting protein 1, mitochondrial, which translates into the protein MALAARLLLLPGRATRLRTLGAAEVRLSLSEFCCLCRRRLGSSAAAIPRCTWVLSSPALRPWGPRRPLLRRAELPPSLASLPAAPSRSYSTEEQPQQRQKTRMIILGFSNPINWVRTRIYAFLIWAYFDKDFSIAEFSEGAKQAFAHVSKLLSQCKFDLLEELVTKEVKFPFNLKVTSLSDNRKSALAAEVDDIVYTSAGDISIYYDEKGRKFVNILMCFWYLTSADIPSESLSGASVFQVKLGDQNMETKQLLSASYEFQREFTQGVKPDWTIARIEHSKLLE